GAACCTTGGTGTTCTTAAGCCCGAGCTTCTCCATGCGCGTGTTGGTCGATGGGATACCGATCTGGTCGAGCACCATGTTGGTCGCAGTGTTGTCGGAATACACGATCATCAGCCGCACCGCGTCCTTGAGCGGGAACGTGGCGCCGTCGCTAAAGTGCGATGTGAGGATGCCGCTGCCGCCCACCTTGTCGTCTTTCGTGAGGGTCAGTTTCGTATCGAGCTTCACCTTTTCCTCGTGCGCCTGCCAGTACGTTTCCACCATCACGGGCAGTTTGATGAGGCTCGCGGTGGGCATTGCCTCGTCCGCGTTGAGGTAGAACTCCTCACCGGTCTTCAGATGCTTCACCGCGACCGCGACTTTTCCCTTGTGGTCCTTCGCGAGCGGTGCGATGCGGCTTTCGAGATCGGCAGAAGAAGAGGGTGCGGCAAATAGCATGGTGGCAGCGAGTGTAACCAGACGCATGGAAGCTCCAAAAATGCAACGAGCCGCGACCGCAAAAAAGCGGTCACGGCCCACGAAATCCTACCGCGAGGGAGCGCTCGCGGCTCGTCAAAATCGCCTCACGCGGCGCTGGCGGCGTTGGCAAACGTGGTGAACAGCCGCTTCATTCCGGGCTGTGTTTCGGTCAGCTCCTCCGGGTGCCACTGCACCGCAACGAGGTACTGATCGTCCCGGCCCTCGACCCCTTCGATAATGCCGTCCGGTGCGAACGCGGTCGCCGCCAGTCGCGGTGCGAGGTCTTTGATCGCCTGGTGGTGCATGCTGTTCACTGGCACCACACCGTCGCCCAGGATGTGTCCCAGGCGCGAACCGGCCTTCACCGTAATGTCGTGCGCGAGGTATTTGCGACTCGGTTGCTCGGGCGTGGGGAAGAAGTCGTGCTTGAGCGCCGCGGGCACCTGCGCGCTCACGTCCTGGTACAGCGTCCCGCCGCACGTGACATTCAGGATCTGAATACCGCGGCACACCGCGAGCACAGGAAGTTGCCGGTTCAGTGCGTGCTGAAGGAGTGCAATCTCGACCGCGTCGCGATCCGGATCGATAGTCCCGCACAGTTCCGTTTTCGGTTCACCGTACCGGGTGGGGTCCACATCGACGCCGCCCGTAATGAACACGCCATCGAGCCGGTCGAAGATCTCCTGGAGCGTGCCCGGGTCGTGGGGGATGAGTGGAATCACCCAGGGCACCGCCCCGACCTTGCGCAGTTCTTCGATGTAGCTGCGCCCCATCAACCAACACGGCTGCCGCTCGCCCGGCTTACCGGGGAGGGTTTGTGTGGCGATTCCGATTACGGGTCGGCGGGACATAGCGAGGCTCTCCAACACAAGCAAGCGCGCGGGGCTGCGCGAGAGGAGAGGAATGAGTACATGATATCAGATGGGTAAAGAGCCTGTCCAGAATATGAATGCTCGTAATGGAGTATAGGCGTGAAATTTGGGTAATTGGACACTGTCCCGGTAAGAGTCC
This region of Gemmata massiliana genomic DNA includes:
- a CDS encoding serine hydrolase gives rise to the protein MRLVTLAATMLFAAPSSSADLESRIAPLAKDHKGKVAVAVKHLKTGEEFYLNADEAMPTASLIKLPVMVETYWQAHEEKVKLDTKLTLTKDDKVGGSGILTSHFSDGATFPLKDAVRLMIVYSDNTATNMVLDQIGIPSTNTRMEKLGLKNTKVHAKVFKGSTTSIDKARTDKYGLGSTTAKEMVQLLELIETGKVASPEACKEMLGHLKACDDKEKMTRYLPAGTVVAHKTGSVNASKTDAGIVYLKSGPVVLCVLTDGNDDKRWVADNAAQVLIGKIAKEVYEHYGEKKEEKK
- a CDS encoding gamma-glutamyl-gamma-aminobutyrate hydrolase family protein; protein product: MSRRPVIGIATQTLPGKPGERQPCWLMGRSYIEELRKVGAVPWVIPLIPHDPGTLQEIFDRLDGVFITGGVDVDPTRYGEPKTELCGTIDPDRDAVEIALLQHALNRQLPVLAVCRGIQILNVTCGGTLYQDVSAQVPAALKHDFFPTPEQPSRKYLAHDITVKAGSRLGHILGDGVVPVNSMHHQAIKDLAPRLAATAFAPDGIIEGVEGRDDQYLVAVQWHPEELTETQPGMKRLFTTFANAASAA